Proteins encoded by one window of Gemmatimonadota bacterium:
- a CDS encoding serine hydroxymethyltransferase produces the protein MSSADPIIAGLIGKELRRQQEGLELIASENFASRAVLEAMGSCLTNKYAEGYPGKRYYGGCEVVDQVEQLAIDRCKQLFGAPHANVQPHSGAQANFAAFMAVIKPGETLMGLALPHGGHLTHGAPINHSGQVWKSVQYGVRADTGRIDYDQVREMARRERPKLIIAGGSAYARIIDFAAFRAIADEVEATFLVDMAHFAGLVAGGVHPNPLEHAHIATSTTHKTLRGPRGGIILCHEPHAKAIDKSVFPGSQGGPLEHVIAAKAVAFGEALTEDFRAYSRRVVDNAHTLSEAMVERGYAIVSGGTDTHLMLVDLRPKELTGKEAERVLGEAGITVNKNTIPDDPQSPFVTSGIRLGTPAITTRGMGAAEMVRVAELIDQALTCHHDAAVLARVKGSVEELAGKFPLYATTGAEG, from the coding sequence CTGAGCTCCGCCGACCCGATCATCGCCGGCCTGATCGGGAAGGAGTTGCGACGTCAGCAGGAGGGGCTCGAGCTGATCGCCAGCGAGAACTTCGCCTCCCGCGCGGTGCTCGAGGCGATGGGCAGCTGCCTGACCAACAAGTACGCCGAGGGCTACCCCGGCAAGCGCTATTACGGCGGCTGCGAGGTCGTCGACCAGGTGGAGCAGCTGGCCATCGACCGGTGCAAGCAGCTCTTTGGCGCGCCGCACGCCAACGTGCAGCCGCACTCCGGCGCCCAGGCCAACTTTGCCGCCTTCATGGCGGTGATCAAGCCGGGCGAGACGTTGATGGGGCTCGCGTTGCCACATGGCGGCCACCTGACCCACGGCGCCCCGATCAACCACTCCGGGCAGGTGTGGAAGTCGGTGCAGTATGGCGTCCGCGCCGACACCGGCCGGATCGATTACGACCAGGTGCGCGAGATGGCGCGCCGCGAGCGGCCGAAGCTGATCATCGCCGGCGGCTCGGCCTACGCCCGCATCATCGACTTCGCGGCCTTCCGCGCGATCGCCGACGAAGTCGAGGCGACCTTCCTGGTCGACATGGCGCACTTCGCCGGGCTCGTGGCGGGTGGCGTGCACCCGAATCCGCTCGAGCACGCGCACATCGCGACGTCCACCACGCACAAGACGCTGCGCGGCCCCCGCGGCGGCATCATCCTCTGCCACGAACCACACGCCAAGGCGATCGACAAGTCGGTCTTCCCGGGGAGTCAGGGCGGGCCGCTTGAGCATGTGATCGCCGCGAAGGCTGTCGCCTTCGGTGAGGCGCTGACGGAGGACTTCCGGGCCTATTCGCGTCGGGTGGTCGACAACGCCCACACGCTCTCCGAAGCGATGGTCGAGCGCGGCTATGCCATCGTCTCGGGCGGCACCGACACGCACCTGATGCTCGTGGACCTCCGGCCGAAGGAGCTGACGGGGAAGGAAGCCGAACGCGTGCTCGGCGAGGCTGGCATCACGGTCAACAAGAACACCATCCCGGACGACCCGCAGTCGCCGTTCGTGACCTCGGGGATCCGTCTCGGGACGCCCGCCATCACGACGCGCGGCATGGGTGCAGCGGAGATGGTCCGGGTGGCGGAGTTGATCGACCAGGCGCTGACCTGTCATCACGACGCCGCCGTGCTCGCGCGCGTAAAGGGCAGCGTCGAGGAACTGGCGGGGAAGTTCCCGCTCTACGCCACCACCGGTGCCGAGGGCTGA
- a CDS encoding PAS domain-containing sensor histidine kinase has product MLNTCAAPPESLLPDLLEDAKPQPSDLGMMQSVLNAIPSAVIILDSDRQIFFANRAATRLAGKLGHTDVQGMRVGEMVACRNLESDGSGCGTARGCRTCGELQASATALRGQEVTTEQLITTKSGDCYELQLTASPFVWQGDEYALLVLTDISAEKRREMLERVLFHDVLSMATGVSGLLAEAAREPSLYPVIKDDLAISSQALVTEIKGQQQLIDAELGKLVVLPEPVVADHLLREVREAFQFHPDAMGKEIALEADLPSFMLRSDPSLLKHILGNLLRNALEATLPGTTVRLGAARAGTGCEFWCWNEGVIPAEIQRQIFQRSFSTKGSGRGTGTYSLRLFVEVYLGGRVDFTSSKAAGTRFFLWLPMG; this is encoded by the coding sequence ATGCTGAACACCTGCGCTGCACCGCCTGAATCGCTCCTCCCCGACCTCCTCGAGGACGCAAAGCCGCAGCCTTCCGATCTCGGCATGATGCAATCGGTGCTCAACGCGATCCCCTCCGCTGTCATCATTCTGGACAGCGACCGGCAAATTTTCTTCGCCAATCGAGCCGCCACCCGCCTGGCGGGAAAACTCGGGCACACCGACGTCCAGGGGATGCGGGTGGGCGAGATGGTTGCCTGCCGGAACTTGGAAAGCGATGGCTCGGGTTGTGGGACCGCCAGGGGGTGCCGGACCTGTGGGGAGCTCCAGGCCTCCGCCACGGCGCTCCGAGGTCAGGAAGTGACCACCGAACAGCTGATCACCACGAAGTCAGGCGATTGCTACGAACTTCAGCTGACCGCCTCCCCGTTCGTCTGGCAGGGCGACGAGTACGCGCTCCTCGTGCTGACCGATATCAGCGCCGAGAAGCGGCGGGAGATGCTCGAACGGGTCTTGTTCCATGATGTCCTGAGCATGGCCACCGGGGTCTCCGGGCTCCTGGCGGAGGCCGCACGGGAACCCTCCCTCTACCCCGTGATCAAGGACGACCTCGCGATCTCGTCGCAGGCGTTGGTCACGGAGATCAAGGGCCAGCAACAGCTGATCGACGCCGAGCTCGGCAAGCTCGTCGTCCTGCCGGAGCCCGTTGTGGCGGACCACCTGCTGCGCGAGGTACGCGAGGCGTTTCAGTTCCATCCTGACGCCATGGGGAAGGAGATCGCGCTCGAGGCCGACCTCCCCTCGTTCATGCTGCGCTCCGATCCCTCCCTCCTGAAGCACATTCTCGGCAACCTGTTGAGGAACGCCCTGGAGGCGACCCTTCCCGGGACGACTGTCCGACTCGGCGCCGCGCGTGCGGGAACAGGCTGCGAGTTCTGGTGCTGGAACGAAGGCGTCATTCCGGCCGAGATCCAGCGGCAGATCTTCCAGCGGAGCTTCAGCACGAAGGGAAGCGGCCGCGGGACCGGGACCTACAGCCTGCGGCTGTTCGTGGAGGTCTACCTCGGTGGCCGGGTCGACTTCACGTCGAGCAAGGCGGCGGGGACGCGGTTCTTCCTCTGGTTGCCGATGGGGTAA
- the eno gene encoding phosphopyruvate hydratase — translation MSTIIEVTAREILDSRGNPTVEAEVITASGSRGRAAVPSGASTGEKEAVELRDGDPARYGGKGVRGAVRNVIEIIGPRLEGISVFEQIAIDAEMTDIDGTPNKAKLGANAILAVSMATARAAAMESDLPLYRYLGGPMARVMPVPMMNIINGGAHASNNVDAQEFMIVPVGAEEFSEGFRMGVEVFHALKKVLSGKKLSTAVGDEGGFAPDLPSNEAALDAVVEAIEKAGYRPGADIAIALDVAASELYQDGGYVFKKGDGSRRSAAEMVELYQGWCKKYPIVSIEDGLAEGDWAGWKLMTEALGDRCQIVGDDLFCTNVELLGRGIEEGAANAILIKVNQIGTLTETLQAIEMAKSSAFGAIISHRSGETEDTFIADLAVATGVGQIKTGSASRTDRMAKYNQLLRIAEELGPVAHYPGAELYPQ, via the coding sequence ATGAGCACCATCATCGAAGTGACCGCCCGCGAAATCCTCGATTCCCGTGGCAACCCGACCGTCGAGGCCGAAGTCATCACCGCCTCTGGTTCCCGCGGCCGCGCCGCGGTGCCGAGTGGTGCCTCGACCGGTGAGAAGGAGGCGGTCGAGCTGCGCGATGGCGACCCGGCGCGCTACGGCGGCAAGGGAGTGCGCGGGGCAGTGCGCAACGTGATCGAGATCATCGGGCCGCGGCTTGAGGGAATCTCCGTCTTCGAACAGATCGCGATCGACGCGGAGATGACCGACATCGACGGCACGCCCAACAAGGCGAAGCTCGGCGCGAACGCGATCCTCGCCGTCTCGATGGCAACGGCGCGTGCGGCGGCGATGGAGTCGGACTTGCCGCTCTATCGCTACCTCGGCGGGCCGATGGCGCGCGTGATGCCGGTGCCGATGATGAACATCATCAATGGCGGCGCGCACGCGAGCAACAACGTCGACGCGCAGGAGTTCATGATCGTGCCGGTCGGCGCGGAGGAGTTCAGCGAGGGCTTCCGGATGGGCGTCGAGGTCTTCCACGCGCTCAAGAAGGTGCTGAGCGGCAAGAAGCTCTCGACGGCCGTCGGCGACGAGGGCGGCTTTGCGCCGGACCTGCCGAGCAACGAGGCGGCGCTGGATGCGGTGGTGGAGGCGATCGAGAAGGCCGGCTACCGTCCCGGGGCCGACATTGCGATCGCGCTCGACGTTGCGGCGTCGGAGCTCTACCAGGACGGTGGCTACGTCTTCAAGAAGGGCGATGGCTCCCGTCGCTCGGCCGCGGAGATGGTCGAGCTCTATCAGGGGTGGTGCAAGAAGTACCCGATCGTCTCGATCGAGGACGGACTTGCCGAAGGCGATTGGGCCGGCTGGAAGCTGATGACCGAGGCGCTCGGCGACCGCTGTCAGATTGTTGGGGACGACCTGTTCTGCACCAACGTGGAATTGCTGGGCCGCGGGATCGAAGAGGGCGCTGCCAATGCGATCCTGATCAAGGTCAACCAGATCGGCACGCTCACGGAGACGCTGCAGGCGATCGAGATGGCGAAGTCGAGTGCCTTCGGTGCCATCATCTCGCACCGTTCGGGTGAGACCGAGGACACCTTCATCGCTGACCTGGCGGTCGCCACAGGCGTGGGGCAGATCAAGACCGGCAGCGCGTCGCGCACCGACCGGATGGCCAAGTACAACCAGCTGCTCCGGATCGCCGAGGAGCTGGGGCCGGTCGCGCACTACCCCGGTGCGGAGCTTTATCCGCAGTGA
- a CDS encoding TonB-dependent receptor plug domain-containing protein: MRHSLPLLLLCSTLAAPGVLGAQGALVVSGTVRSAANATLLAGATITLRQAGRRVLVSREGSFRVTTTLGEWLVAAQIGFAPDSVRVASATVVLHLRPAPIQLSPITTVTSPLVAERGAQEVRDLDRALRPHDSSQELLRLVPGLVIAQHGGGGKAEQIFLRGFDADHGTDVAISVDGTPVNMVSHAHGQGYADLHFLLPEVVGGLQVRKGPFDVRDGNLATAGAVAFTTVDRLASASTEVRAGAFNATSARLLVPFGGGAGAFGGYAAGAVARTDGPFLAPQRYRRANGFAKVTAPITAAAEFVATLSAFDATWDASGQIPRRAVTSGTISRFGSIDPSEGGNTRRGDVSLALRSRGADAPWQLRAYAVRSDFALYSNFTYFLADSVNGDGIAQHESRTIGGLQADMARPTMLLGREGQFALLMGVRVDGVDVALRNQTRRVLRDDRLVSTIAESNYFTALSQSAALSSRVHATLGVRGDVFRQSVVDRTTGLAGGVAGTRTTGVVSPRFSLDAVAGRGVRITAQMGAGFHSNDARDVVQAPRAVAVLPRALGMELGARRTWAGGSVAAALWQTTLESELVFVGDEGVTEASGRTRRIGADLEGRVRLAPGLWADADLNLARGRFRDEPAGADRIPLAPTLTATAGLSLRDRGPLTAGIRVRHIGARAADERGEVIAEGQTITELSAELALGRWVLIGGVENLFNVEWNEAQFATTSRLRGEAGPVTELHFTPGSGRALRVGVRVAR, translated from the coding sequence ATGCGGCACAGCCTGCCACTCCTGTTGTTGTGCTCGACCCTCGCCGCGCCTGGAGTACTGGGCGCGCAGGGCGCGCTCGTTGTGTCCGGAACGGTCCGGTCGGCGGCCAATGCCACCCTCCTCGCGGGCGCGACGATCACCCTGCGGCAGGCGGGGCGGCGGGTGCTCGTTTCGCGTGAGGGGAGCTTTCGCGTCACCACCACCCTGGGCGAGTGGCTTGTCGCGGCGCAGATAGGCTTCGCGCCGGACTCGGTTCGTGTCGCATCCGCCACCGTGGTACTGCATCTCCGTCCGGCACCCATCCAGCTCTCGCCGATCACGACGGTGACGTCGCCGCTGGTGGCCGAGCGTGGCGCGCAGGAGGTGCGCGACCTCGATCGTGCGTTGCGGCCGCATGACTCCTCGCAGGAGCTGCTGCGGTTGGTGCCCGGGCTCGTGATTGCGCAGCACGGCGGGGGCGGCAAGGCCGAGCAGATCTTCCTGCGTGGCTTCGATGCCGATCATGGCACCGACGTCGCCATCTCCGTTGATGGGACACCGGTCAACATGGTCAGCCATGCGCATGGGCAGGGGTATGCCGACCTGCATTTCCTCCTGCCGGAAGTGGTCGGCGGGCTGCAGGTGCGGAAGGGGCCGTTCGATGTGCGCGATGGCAACCTCGCGACGGCCGGTGCGGTCGCGTTCACGACGGTGGATCGTTTGGCGAGCGCCAGCACCGAGGTGCGTGCCGGTGCCTTCAATGCCACGAGCGCACGGCTGCTGGTGCCGTTCGGCGGCGGAGCGGGTGCGTTCGGTGGTTACGCAGCGGGTGCCGTGGCACGTACCGACGGCCCATTCCTCGCCCCGCAGCGGTACCGACGGGCCAACGGCTTTGCCAAGGTTACCGCACCCATCACGGCGGCGGCCGAGTTCGTGGCGACGCTTTCCGCCTTCGACGCGACGTGGGATGCCTCGGGCCAGATCCCGCGACGCGCGGTGACGTCGGGCACCATCTCACGCTTCGGTTCGATCGACCCCAGCGAAGGGGGCAACACGCGTCGGGGCGACGTGTCGCTCGCGCTCCGCTCGCGTGGTGCGGATGCGCCGTGGCAACTGCGGGCCTACGCGGTGCGGTCGGACTTCGCGCTCTACTCGAACTTCACCTACTTCCTGGCCGACTCGGTGAACGGCGATGGCATCGCCCAGCACGAGTCGCGCACCATCGGTGGCCTGCAGGCCGATATGGCCCGGCCGACGATGCTCCTCGGGCGTGAGGGGCAGTTCGCGCTGCTGATGGGAGTGCGGGTGGACGGCGTCGACGTCGCGCTGCGCAATCAGACGCGGCGCGTGTTGCGCGATGACCGGTTGGTATCAACCATTGCGGAATCGAACTACTTCACGGCGCTGTCGCAGTCGGCGGCGCTAAGTAGCCGCGTGCATGCCACGCTTGGCGTGCGCGGCGACGTCTTCCGGCAGTCGGTCGTTGATCGGACCACCGGGCTGGCGGGGGGCGTCGCAGGGACCCGGACCACCGGCGTGGTATCGCCACGATTCTCCCTCGACGCCGTCGCGGGGCGGGGCGTCCGGATCACTGCGCAGATGGGCGCGGGCTTCCACAGCAACGATGCCCGTGACGTGGTGCAGGCCCCGCGTGCCGTCGCGGTGTTGCCCCGTGCGCTGGGCATGGAGCTCGGCGCGCGGCGGACGTGGGCGGGCGGCTCGGTGGCGGCGGCGCTCTGGCAAACCACGCTCGAGAGTGAACTGGTCTTCGTGGGCGACGAAGGAGTCACCGAGGCGAGTGGACGGACGCGCCGGATTGGCGCCGACCTGGAGGGTCGCGTGCGCCTCGCGCCGGGACTGTGGGCCGACGCCGATCTGAACCTGGCGCGGGGGCGCTTCCGTGATGAGCCGGCAGGTGCCGATCGCATCCCACTTGCTCCGACGCTGACCGCGACGGCCGGGCTCTCCCTCCGGGACCGCGGCCCCCTCACCGCCGGCATTCGCGTGCGGCACATCGGCGCCCGCGCCGCCGATGAACGCGGTGAGGTGATCGCCGAGGGGCAGACGATCACCGAGCTCTCGGCCGAACTCGCGCTGGGGCGCTGGGTCCTGATCGGCGGCGTCGAGAACCTCTTCAACGTGGAGTGGAACGAGGCGCAGTTCGCGACCACCTCCCGGCTCCGTGGCGAAGCCGGGCCAGTCACGGAGCTGCACTTCACCCCCGGGAGCGGTCGGGCGCTGCGGGTGGGGGTGCGGGTGGCGCGGTAG
- a CDS encoding M28 family peptidase — MPLLRRILPGAVVVLAACSTGRAPTVGPVTLESRLAAAKQAAGEIRESDIRRDVDYLASDANMGRRTPFPNAPSPGYDSAAHYIARRLKELGVKPMGDNGTYFAHYTVTQSRLDTTRVSGSIGTEPLKWGDDFYVFSFLVGGVRQADVICVGDGLARRKKGIDPYADLDIKGKWILVNPVTVRGQVRSGGVLGAPDTMGVMGVDYTTYLEEARFKGALGILLVPTPALLNGWNRRATTGQDLNPSLGVAYAQYQVPRVVLSEAAVRRLLAGTGVSAAEVLAADATKRYPKSAALGKRVTINFAATTAEARPYNVVGLWEGSDPKLKEEWISLAAHLDGAVRAGGEIPGNTLPNQYNAADDNASGSAGNLAIARAIVAGPRPRRSILMIWDSGEETGLWGTRFIAYGPWSNKLVLHVSNDMIGRSRAPNSARIQNLSSADSIYVTGPKLLSSKSQAHLMRAAKEFPFIAVDQVYEDVTSEFYYPRTDAGPYLENGIPIMQFFNGTTPEYHQPTDEPRLLDIAKISNVSKLSYGALWLAADDPERPRWDGPVPYTLWWVTPKNR; from the coding sequence ATGCCGCTGTTGCGTCGAATTCTTCCCGGGGCGGTGGTCGTCCTTGCCGCGTGCTCGACAGGTCGGGCGCCCACCGTCGGACCTGTCACGCTCGAGTCGAGGTTGGCCGCCGCCAAGCAGGCCGCCGGCGAGATTCGCGAATCGGATATCCGACGTGATGTCGACTACCTCGCTTCCGACGCCAACATGGGGCGACGCACCCCGTTTCCGAATGCGCCCTCCCCTGGCTACGACTCCGCTGCCCACTACATCGCCCGACGGCTGAAGGAGCTCGGCGTCAAGCCGATGGGTGACAACGGGACGTACTTCGCGCACTACACGGTGACGCAGTCCAGGCTCGACACGACCCGCGTCTCCGGGTCGATCGGGACGGAGCCGTTGAAGTGGGGCGATGACTTCTACGTGTTCTCCTTCCTGGTCGGCGGGGTGCGTCAGGCGGACGTGATTTGCGTCGGGGATGGACTGGCGCGGCGCAAGAAGGGGATCGACCCCTATGCAGACCTGGATATCAAGGGGAAGTGGATCCTCGTCAATCCCGTCACGGTGCGCGGGCAGGTGCGGAGCGGCGGTGTGCTTGGCGCCCCCGACACGATGGGCGTCATGGGTGTTGACTACACCACCTACCTGGAAGAGGCGCGTTTCAAGGGGGCGCTCGGGATCCTGCTGGTCCCCACCCCCGCATTGCTGAACGGCTGGAACCGGCGCGCGACCACAGGGCAGGACCTCAACCCGTCACTGGGGGTGGCCTACGCCCAGTACCAGGTCCCCCGCGTGGTCCTGTCGGAAGCCGCCGTCAGAAGGCTGCTGGCGGGAACCGGCGTCTCTGCCGCCGAGGTCCTCGCCGCGGATGCGACGAAGCGTTACCCCAAGTCGGCCGCGCTCGGCAAGCGCGTGACCATCAACTTCGCCGCGACGACCGCCGAGGCGCGCCCGTACAATGTGGTCGGGTTGTGGGAAGGTTCCGACCCGAAGCTGAAGGAGGAGTGGATCTCGCTCGCGGCGCACCTCGACGGCGCGGTCCGCGCCGGCGGAGAGATCCCCGGCAACACGCTCCCCAACCAGTACAACGCCGCCGACGACAACGCCAGCGGCAGCGCGGGGAATCTGGCGATCGCGCGCGCCATCGTGGCCGGCCCGAGGCCTCGGCGTTCAATCCTGATGATCTGGGATTCTGGTGAGGAGACAGGGCTGTGGGGGACCCGCTTCATCGCGTACGGCCCGTGGTCGAACAAGCTGGTGCTCCACGTCAGCAATGACATGATCGGGCGCAGCCGTGCGCCCAACAGCGCGCGCATCCAGAATCTCTCGTCCGCGGATTCGATCTATGTCACCGGGCCGAAGTTGCTCAGCAGCAAGAGCCAGGCGCATCTGATGCGCGCCGCGAAGGAATTCCCGTTCATCGCCGTCGATCAGGTCTACGAGGACGTGACCAGCGAGTTCTATTATCCCCGGACTGACGCGGGCCCGTACCTCGAGAATGGCATTCCCATCATGCAGTTCTTCAACGGGACCACCCCGGAATACCACCAGCCGACGGATGAACCACGCCTCCTCGACATCGCCAAGATCAGCAATGTCTCGAAGCTCTCCTACGGGGCGCTCTGGCTGGCGGCTGACGATCCGGAGCGCCCCAGGTGGGATGGCCCGGTCCCGTACACCCTCTGGTGGGTGACCCCGAAGAATCGATGA
- the rpiB gene encoding ribose 5-phosphate isomerase B, translating to MPERIPIGADHAGYELKEILVAELERRGFDVEDVGTHSNESTDYADYAHPVAREVETGEAKRGILMCGTGLGMSYAANRHPGVRAAVAWTPEVAALARQHNDANVLVLPARFIDAETARAILGAWLDTPFEGGRHERRIAKIEDAT from the coding sequence ATGCCAGAACGCATCCCCATCGGCGCCGACCACGCCGGCTATGAACTCAAGGAAATCCTCGTCGCCGAACTGGAGCGGCGGGGCTTCGACGTCGAGGATGTCGGGACGCACTCGAACGAGTCGACCGACTACGCTGACTACGCCCACCCGGTGGCGCGCGAGGTCGAGACGGGCGAGGCGAAGCGCGGCATCCTGATGTGCGGGACCGGCCTCGGGATGAGCTACGCGGCCAACCGGCACCCTGGGGTGCGGGCGGCCGTGGCCTGGACGCCGGAGGTGGCCGCCCTGGCACGCCAGCACAATGATGCCAACGTGCTGGTGCTCCCGGCCCGCTTCATCGACGCTGAGACCGCCCGCGCCATCCTCGGCGCCTGGCTGGACACTCCCTTCGAGGGCGGCCGCCACGAACGCCGCATCGCCAAGATCGAGGACGCCACGTGA
- a CDS encoding Glu/Leu/Phe/Val dehydrogenase, translated as MDTFASMQTMGHEQVVFSHEPSCGYFGIIAIHDTTLGPALGGTRVWQYESTDAALHDALRLARGMTYKSAVAGLNLGGGKAVIVADPKRADRESLFRAHGRFVESLGGRYITAEDVGTSPTDMEFIKRETKHVAGLLNLSGDPSPVTGYGVYVGMKASAKAKWGKDSLAGKTIAVQGCGKVAYYLMSHLKQEGARLIVSDIDEQKVQRVVDELGATAVAADAIFDAKADIFAPCALGAILNDDTIARLKVEIVAGGANNQLAEERHGKMIEEKGILYAPDYVINGGGVINVYGELQGWTMERAKRKAQEIYDTMTRVYTIAARDGIPSYQAADRLAEERISSVAALKRMWVAGDR; from the coding sequence ATGGATACCTTCGCCAGCATGCAGACCATGGGCCACGAGCAGGTGGTCTTCTCCCATGAACCGTCCTGCGGCTACTTCGGCATCATCGCGATCCACGACACCACCCTCGGGCCTGCCCTCGGCGGCACCCGGGTGTGGCAGTACGAGAGCACCGATGCGGCGCTGCACGACGCCCTGCGGCTGGCGCGCGGGATGACCTACAAGAGCGCGGTGGCGGGTCTGAACCTCGGTGGGGGCAAGGCGGTCATCGTCGCGGACCCGAAGCGCGCCGATCGCGAGTCGCTGTTCCGCGCGCATGGCCGCTTCGTCGAGTCGCTGGGGGGCCGCTACATCACTGCCGAGGACGTCGGCACCTCGCCCACCGACATGGAGTTCATCAAGCGCGAGACGAAGCATGTCGCCGGCCTGCTGAACCTCTCCGGCGACCCATCGCCGGTGACCGGCTACGGCGTCTACGTCGGCATGAAGGCCTCGGCGAAGGCGAAGTGGGGGAAGGACTCGCTCGCCGGCAAGACGATCGCGGTGCAGGGGTGCGGCAAGGTGGCCTACTACCTGATGAGCCACCTCAAGCAGGAAGGCGCCCGCCTGATCGTCAGCGACATCGACGAACAGAAGGTCCAGCGGGTCGTGGATGAACTCGGGGCCACCGCGGTGGCAGCCGATGCCATCTTCGATGCCAAGGCCGACATCTTCGCGCCGTGCGCCCTGGGGGCGATCCTCAACGACGACACCATCGCCCGGCTGAAGGTCGAGATCGTCGCGGGTGGGGCCAACAACCAGCTCGCCGAGGAGCGCCACGGCAAGATGATCGAGGAGAAGGGGATCCTCTACGCCCCGGACTACGTCATCAATGGCGGCGGCGTGATCAACGTCTATGGCGAGCTGCAGGGTTGGACCATGGAACGGGCCAAGCGGAAGGCGCAGGAGATCTACGACACGATGACCCGGGTCTACACCATCGCGGCCCGCGACGGCATTCCGTCCTACCAGGCGGCCGACCGCCTCGCCGAGGAGCGCATTTCGTCGGTGGCGGCGCTCAAGCGGATGTGGGTGGCTGGGGACCGGTAG